A genomic window from Nematostella vectensis chromosome 9, jaNemVect1.1, whole genome shotgun sequence includes:
- the LOC5515372 gene encoding ETS-related transcription factor Elf-1 isoform X1, which yields MEYTEGVSSCESVQLIVVQITATLSTKQLVHVVEENIGKKFDKVAVFFKDIKLVSDLSLQEQGLGSGELKCTLTLPLSTKGMTSISKTLDLSTFQIQLNLDTAYLQALSWCFLYHVYPPSHSGHTRVGKEAKCRTKQESGNGLGHPRKKTCVNSSEPEVNRIELLSVDPAVQESGTDEAPKIDGDEIAAVQPTEIAVLDYQPTKREDTAEEELIPKKRRKSSVSNGLPKAKLRPAESQQVSVIKNGADSPAANKTLDAESATSGEDDDSKPRSIDGKTPGNRSGNNGQIQLWQFLLELLTDKTCRHLIMWVGEEGEFKLNDPEQVAQQWGKRKNKPAMNYEKLSRALRYYYDGDMIHKVHGKRFVYKFVCNLKNLLGYTAGELNKLVTEAAEANIEMSAALAV from the exons ATGGAGTACACAGAGGGAGTGTCAAGTTGCGAGAGTGTACAGCTAATCGTTGTTCAGATCACAGCTACTTTGTCTACCAAACAACTGGTTCATGTTGTGGAGGAAAATATAGGGAAAAAATTCGATAAAGTTGCAGTCTTCTTTAAAGACATCAAG ttggTTTCAGATTTATCACTGCAGGAGCAAGGTCTAGGAAGTGGAGAGCTTAAATGCACACTGACGCTACCTCTATCAACAAAAGGTATGACATCTATCTCAAAAACCCTTGATTTATCAACTTTCCAGATACAGCTGAACCTAGATACAGCCTACTTGCAAGCACTCTCCTGGTGTTTTCTTTACCATGTTTACCCCCCAAGTCATTCTGGCCACACACGAGTTGGGAAGGAGGCTAAGTGtagaacaaaacaagaaagcGGCAACGGCTTGGGGCATCCAAGGAAAAAAACCTGTGTTAACAGTT CAGAACCAGAAGTGAATAGGATAGAACTTCTGAGTGTTGACCCTGCAGTTCAAGAATCAGGAACTG atgaGGCACCCAAGATAGATGGAGATGAAATAGCTGCAGTTCAGCCTACAG AAATAGCTGTACTTGATTATCAGCCAACTAAAAGGGAAGACACTGCTGAAGAAGAACTGATCCCCAAGAAGAGACGCAAGAGTTCAGTATCTAATGGATTACCTAAAG CCAAATTGAGGCCAGCAGAAAGCCAACAGGTTTCAGTGATCAAAAATG GAGCTGACAGCCCTGCAGCGAACAAGACCCttgatg CAGAATCTGCAACTAGTGGTGAGGATGACGACTCTAAACCCCGGAGTATTGACGGAAAGACCCCAGGGAATAGATCAG GTAATAATGGTCAAATCCAGCTATGGCAGTTCCTGCTGGAGCTACTAACCGACAAGACGTGTCGCCATTTGATCATGTGGGTCGGGGAAGAAGGAGAGTTCAAGCTTAACGACCCTGAGCAAGTAGCTCAGCAGTGGGGCAAGCGGAAGAACAAGCCTGCCATGAACTACGAGAAGCTGAGTCGGGCTTTGCGCTACTACTATGACGGGGATATGATACACAAAGTACATGGAAAACGCTTCGTTTACAAGTTTGTCTGCAACCTCAAGAATCTGCTAGGTTACACAGCCGGGGAGCTCAATAAACTTGTGACGGAGGCTGCTGAAGCTAATATCGAGATGAGCGCTGCTTTAGCTGTCTGA
- the LOC5515372 gene encoding DNA-binding protein Ets97D isoform X3, with product MEYTEGVSSCESVQLIVVQITATLSTKQLVHVVEENIGKKFDKVAVFFKDIKLVSDLSLQEQGLGSGELKCTLTLPLSTKAEPEVNRIELLSVDPAVQESGTDEAPKIDGDEIAAVQPTEIAVLDYQPTKREDTAEEELIPKKRRKSSVSNGLPKAKLRPAESQQVSVIKNGADSPAANKTLDAESATSGEDDDSKPRSIDGKTPGNRSGNNGQIQLWQFLLELLTDKTCRHLIMWVGEEGEFKLNDPEQVAQQWGKRKNKPAMNYEKLSRALRYYYDGDMIHKVHGKRFVYKFVCNLKNLLGYTAGELNKLVTEAAEANIEMSAALAV from the exons ATGGAGTACACAGAGGGAGTGTCAAGTTGCGAGAGTGTACAGCTAATCGTTGTTCAGATCACAGCTACTTTGTCTACCAAACAACTGGTTCATGTTGTGGAGGAAAATATAGGGAAAAAATTCGATAAAGTTGCAGTCTTCTTTAAAGACATCAAG ttggTTTCAGATTTATCACTGCAGGAGCAAGGTCTAGGAAGTGGAGAGCTTAAATGCACACTGACGCTACCTCTATCAACAAAAG CAGAACCAGAAGTGAATAGGATAGAACTTCTGAGTGTTGACCCTGCAGTTCAAGAATCAGGAACTG atgaGGCACCCAAGATAGATGGAGATGAAATAGCTGCAGTTCAGCCTACAG AAATAGCTGTACTTGATTATCAGCCAACTAAAAGGGAAGACACTGCTGAAGAAGAACTGATCCCCAAGAAGAGACGCAAGAGTTCAGTATCTAATGGATTACCTAAAG CCAAATTGAGGCCAGCAGAAAGCCAACAGGTTTCAGTGATCAAAAATG GAGCTGACAGCCCTGCAGCGAACAAGACCCttgatg CAGAATCTGCAACTAGTGGTGAGGATGACGACTCTAAACCCCGGAGTATTGACGGAAAGACCCCAGGGAATAGATCAG GTAATAATGGTCAAATCCAGCTATGGCAGTTCCTGCTGGAGCTACTAACCGACAAGACGTGTCGCCATTTGATCATGTGGGTCGGGGAAGAAGGAGAGTTCAAGCTTAACGACCCTGAGCAAGTAGCTCAGCAGTGGGGCAAGCGGAAGAACAAGCCTGCCATGAACTACGAGAAGCTGAGTCGGGCTTTGCGCTACTACTATGACGGGGATATGATACACAAAGTACATGGAAAACGCTTCGTTTACAAGTTTGTCTGCAACCTCAAGAATCTGCTAGGTTACACAGCCGGGGAGCTCAATAAACTTGTGACGGAGGCTGCTGAAGCTAATATCGAGATGAGCGCTGCTTTAGCTGTCTGA
- the LOC5515372 gene encoding DNA-binding protein Ets97D isoform X5 has product MEYTEGVSSCESVQLIVVQITATLSTKQLVHVVEENIGKKFDKVAVFFKDIKLVSDLSLQEQGLGSGELKCTLTLPLSTKEPEVNRIELLSVDPAVQESGTDEAPKIDGDEIAAVQPTEIAVLDYQPTKREDTAEEELIPKKRRKSSVSNGLPKAKLRPAESQQVSVIKNGADSPAANKTLDAESATSGEDDDSKPRSIDGKTPGNRSGNNGQIQLWQFLLELLTDKTCRHLIMWVGEEGEFKLNDPEQVAQQWGKRKNKPAMNYEKLSRALRYYYDGDMIHKVHGKRFVYKFVCNLKNLLGYTAGELNKLVTEAAEANIEMSAALAV; this is encoded by the exons ATGGAGTACACAGAGGGAGTGTCAAGTTGCGAGAGTGTACAGCTAATCGTTGTTCAGATCACAGCTACTTTGTCTACCAAACAACTGGTTCATGTTGTGGAGGAAAATATAGGGAAAAAATTCGATAAAGTTGCAGTCTTCTTTAAAGACATCAAG ttggTTTCAGATTTATCACTGCAGGAGCAAGGTCTAGGAAGTGGAGAGCTTAAATGCACACTGACGCTACCTCTATCAACAAAAG AACCAGAAGTGAATAGGATAGAACTTCTGAGTGTTGACCCTGCAGTTCAAGAATCAGGAACTG atgaGGCACCCAAGATAGATGGAGATGAAATAGCTGCAGTTCAGCCTACAG AAATAGCTGTACTTGATTATCAGCCAACTAAAAGGGAAGACACTGCTGAAGAAGAACTGATCCCCAAGAAGAGACGCAAGAGTTCAGTATCTAATGGATTACCTAAAG CCAAATTGAGGCCAGCAGAAAGCCAACAGGTTTCAGTGATCAAAAATG GAGCTGACAGCCCTGCAGCGAACAAGACCCttgatg CAGAATCTGCAACTAGTGGTGAGGATGACGACTCTAAACCCCGGAGTATTGACGGAAAGACCCCAGGGAATAGATCAG GTAATAATGGTCAAATCCAGCTATGGCAGTTCCTGCTGGAGCTACTAACCGACAAGACGTGTCGCCATTTGATCATGTGGGTCGGGGAAGAAGGAGAGTTCAAGCTTAACGACCCTGAGCAAGTAGCTCAGCAGTGGGGCAAGCGGAAGAACAAGCCTGCCATGAACTACGAGAAGCTGAGTCGGGCTTTGCGCTACTACTATGACGGGGATATGATACACAAAGTACATGGAAAACGCTTCGTTTACAAGTTTGTCTGCAACCTCAAGAATCTGCTAGGTTACACAGCCGGGGAGCTCAATAAACTTGTGACGGAGGCTGCTGAAGCTAATATCGAGATGAGCGCTGCTTTAGCTGTCTGA
- the LOC5515372 gene encoding ETS-related transcription factor Elf-1 isoform X4 translates to MEYTEGVSSCESVQLIVVQITATLSTKQLVHVVEENIGKKFDKVAVFFKDIKLVSDLSLQEQGLGSGELKCTLTLPLSTKAEPEVNRIELLSVDPAVQESGTDEAPKIDGDEIAAVQPTEIAVLDYQPTKREDTAEEELIPKKRRKSSVSNGLPKAKLRPAESQQVSVIKNGADSPAANKTLDESATSGEDDDSKPRSIDGKTPGNRSGNNGQIQLWQFLLELLTDKTCRHLIMWVGEEGEFKLNDPEQVAQQWGKRKNKPAMNYEKLSRALRYYYDGDMIHKVHGKRFVYKFVCNLKNLLGYTAGELNKLVTEAAEANIEMSAALAV, encoded by the exons ATGGAGTACACAGAGGGAGTGTCAAGTTGCGAGAGTGTACAGCTAATCGTTGTTCAGATCACAGCTACTTTGTCTACCAAACAACTGGTTCATGTTGTGGAGGAAAATATAGGGAAAAAATTCGATAAAGTTGCAGTCTTCTTTAAAGACATCAAG ttggTTTCAGATTTATCACTGCAGGAGCAAGGTCTAGGAAGTGGAGAGCTTAAATGCACACTGACGCTACCTCTATCAACAAAAG CAGAACCAGAAGTGAATAGGATAGAACTTCTGAGTGTTGACCCTGCAGTTCAAGAATCAGGAACTG atgaGGCACCCAAGATAGATGGAGATGAAATAGCTGCAGTTCAGCCTACAG AAATAGCTGTACTTGATTATCAGCCAACTAAAAGGGAAGACACTGCTGAAGAAGAACTGATCCCCAAGAAGAGACGCAAGAGTTCAGTATCTAATGGATTACCTAAAG CCAAATTGAGGCCAGCAGAAAGCCAACAGGTTTCAGTGATCAAAAATG GAGCTGACAGCCCTGCAGCGAACAAGACCCttgatg AATCTGCAACTAGTGGTGAGGATGACGACTCTAAACCCCGGAGTATTGACGGAAAGACCCCAGGGAATAGATCAG GTAATAATGGTCAAATCCAGCTATGGCAGTTCCTGCTGGAGCTACTAACCGACAAGACGTGTCGCCATTTGATCATGTGGGTCGGGGAAGAAGGAGAGTTCAAGCTTAACGACCCTGAGCAAGTAGCTCAGCAGTGGGGCAAGCGGAAGAACAAGCCTGCCATGAACTACGAGAAGCTGAGTCGGGCTTTGCGCTACTACTATGACGGGGATATGATACACAAAGTACATGGAAAACGCTTCGTTTACAAGTTTGTCTGCAACCTCAAGAATCTGCTAGGTTACACAGCCGGGGAGCTCAATAAACTTGTGACGGAGGCTGCTGAAGCTAATATCGAGATGAGCGCTGCTTTAGCTGTCTGA
- the LOC5515372 gene encoding ETS-related transcription factor Elf-1 isoform X6: MEYTEGVSSCESVQLIVVQITATLSTKQLVHVVEENIGKKFDKVAVFFKDIKLVSDLSLQEQGLGSGELKCTLTLPLSTKEPEVNRIELLSVDPAVQESGTDEAPKIDGDEIAAVQPTEIAVLDYQPTKREDTAEEELIPKKRRKSSVSNGLPKAKLRPAESQQVSVIKNGADSPAANKTLDESATSGEDDDSKPRSIDGKTPGNRSGNNGQIQLWQFLLELLTDKTCRHLIMWVGEEGEFKLNDPEQVAQQWGKRKNKPAMNYEKLSRALRYYYDGDMIHKVHGKRFVYKFVCNLKNLLGYTAGELNKLVTEAAEANIEMSAALAV; this comes from the exons ATGGAGTACACAGAGGGAGTGTCAAGTTGCGAGAGTGTACAGCTAATCGTTGTTCAGATCACAGCTACTTTGTCTACCAAACAACTGGTTCATGTTGTGGAGGAAAATATAGGGAAAAAATTCGATAAAGTTGCAGTCTTCTTTAAAGACATCAAG ttggTTTCAGATTTATCACTGCAGGAGCAAGGTCTAGGAAGTGGAGAGCTTAAATGCACACTGACGCTACCTCTATCAACAAAAG AACCAGAAGTGAATAGGATAGAACTTCTGAGTGTTGACCCTGCAGTTCAAGAATCAGGAACTG atgaGGCACCCAAGATAGATGGAGATGAAATAGCTGCAGTTCAGCCTACAG AAATAGCTGTACTTGATTATCAGCCAACTAAAAGGGAAGACACTGCTGAAGAAGAACTGATCCCCAAGAAGAGACGCAAGAGTTCAGTATCTAATGGATTACCTAAAG CCAAATTGAGGCCAGCAGAAAGCCAACAGGTTTCAGTGATCAAAAATG GAGCTGACAGCCCTGCAGCGAACAAGACCCttgatg AATCTGCAACTAGTGGTGAGGATGACGACTCTAAACCCCGGAGTATTGACGGAAAGACCCCAGGGAATAGATCAG GTAATAATGGTCAAATCCAGCTATGGCAGTTCCTGCTGGAGCTACTAACCGACAAGACGTGTCGCCATTTGATCATGTGGGTCGGGGAAGAAGGAGAGTTCAAGCTTAACGACCCTGAGCAAGTAGCTCAGCAGTGGGGCAAGCGGAAGAACAAGCCTGCCATGAACTACGAGAAGCTGAGTCGGGCTTTGCGCTACTACTATGACGGGGATATGATACACAAAGTACATGGAAAACGCTTCGTTTACAAGTTTGTCTGCAACCTCAAGAATCTGCTAGGTTACACAGCCGGGGAGCTCAATAAACTTGTGACGGAGGCTGCTGAAGCTAATATCGAGATGAGCGCTGCTTTAGCTGTCTGA
- the LOC5515372 gene encoding ETS-related transcription factor Elf-1 isoform X2 — protein MEYTEGVSSCESVQLIVVQITATLSTKQLVHVVEENIGKKFDKVAVFFKDIKLVSDLSLQEQGLGSGELKCTLTLPLSTKGMTSISKTLDLSTFQIQLNLDTAYLQALSWCFLYHVYPPSHSGHTRVGKEAKCRTKQESGNGLGHPRKKTCVNSSEPEVNRIELLSVDPAVQESGTDEAPKIDGDEIAAVQPTEIAVLDYQPTKREDTAEEELIPKKRRKSSVSNGLPKAKLRPAESQQVSVIKNGADSPAANKTLDESATSGEDDDSKPRSIDGKTPGNRSGNNGQIQLWQFLLELLTDKTCRHLIMWVGEEGEFKLNDPEQVAQQWGKRKNKPAMNYEKLSRALRYYYDGDMIHKVHGKRFVYKFVCNLKNLLGYTAGELNKLVTEAAEANIEMSAALAV, from the exons ATGGAGTACACAGAGGGAGTGTCAAGTTGCGAGAGTGTACAGCTAATCGTTGTTCAGATCACAGCTACTTTGTCTACCAAACAACTGGTTCATGTTGTGGAGGAAAATATAGGGAAAAAATTCGATAAAGTTGCAGTCTTCTTTAAAGACATCAAG ttggTTTCAGATTTATCACTGCAGGAGCAAGGTCTAGGAAGTGGAGAGCTTAAATGCACACTGACGCTACCTCTATCAACAAAAGGTATGACATCTATCTCAAAAACCCTTGATTTATCAACTTTCCAGATACAGCTGAACCTAGATACAGCCTACTTGCAAGCACTCTCCTGGTGTTTTCTTTACCATGTTTACCCCCCAAGTCATTCTGGCCACACACGAGTTGGGAAGGAGGCTAAGTGtagaacaaaacaagaaagcGGCAACGGCTTGGGGCATCCAAGGAAAAAAACCTGTGTTAACAGTT CAGAACCAGAAGTGAATAGGATAGAACTTCTGAGTGTTGACCCTGCAGTTCAAGAATCAGGAACTG atgaGGCACCCAAGATAGATGGAGATGAAATAGCTGCAGTTCAGCCTACAG AAATAGCTGTACTTGATTATCAGCCAACTAAAAGGGAAGACACTGCTGAAGAAGAACTGATCCCCAAGAAGAGACGCAAGAGTTCAGTATCTAATGGATTACCTAAAG CCAAATTGAGGCCAGCAGAAAGCCAACAGGTTTCAGTGATCAAAAATG GAGCTGACAGCCCTGCAGCGAACAAGACCCttgatg AATCTGCAACTAGTGGTGAGGATGACGACTCTAAACCCCGGAGTATTGACGGAAAGACCCCAGGGAATAGATCAG GTAATAATGGTCAAATCCAGCTATGGCAGTTCCTGCTGGAGCTACTAACCGACAAGACGTGTCGCCATTTGATCATGTGGGTCGGGGAAGAAGGAGAGTTCAAGCTTAACGACCCTGAGCAAGTAGCTCAGCAGTGGGGCAAGCGGAAGAACAAGCCTGCCATGAACTACGAGAAGCTGAGTCGGGCTTTGCGCTACTACTATGACGGGGATATGATACACAAAGTACATGGAAAACGCTTCGTTTACAAGTTTGTCTGCAACCTCAAGAATCTGCTAGGTTACACAGCCGGGGAGCTCAATAAACTTGTGACGGAGGCTGCTGAAGCTAATATCGAGATGAGCGCTGCTTTAGCTGTCTGA
- the LOC5515372 gene encoding GA-binding protein alpha chain isoform X7, whose translation MHTDATSINKSHSGHTRVGKEAKCRTKQESGNGLGHPRKKTCVNSSEPEVNRIELLSVDPAVQESGTDEAPKIDGDEIAAVQPTEIAVLDYQPTKREDTAEEELIPKKRRKSSVSNGLPKAKLRPAESQQVSVIKNGADSPAANKTLDAESATSGEDDDSKPRSIDGKTPGNRSGNNGQIQLWQFLLELLTDKTCRHLIMWVGEEGEFKLNDPEQVAQQWGKRKNKPAMNYEKLSRALRYYYDGDMIHKVHGKRFVYKFVCNLKNLLGYTAGELNKLVTEAAEANIEMSAALAV comes from the exons ATGCACACTGACGCTACCTCTATCAACAAAAG TCATTCTGGCCACACACGAGTTGGGAAGGAGGCTAAGTGtagaacaaaacaagaaagcGGCAACGGCTTGGGGCATCCAAGGAAAAAAACCTGTGTTAACAGTT CAGAACCAGAAGTGAATAGGATAGAACTTCTGAGTGTTGACCCTGCAGTTCAAGAATCAGGAACTG atgaGGCACCCAAGATAGATGGAGATGAAATAGCTGCAGTTCAGCCTACAG AAATAGCTGTACTTGATTATCAGCCAACTAAAAGGGAAGACACTGCTGAAGAAGAACTGATCCCCAAGAAGAGACGCAAGAGTTCAGTATCTAATGGATTACCTAAAG CCAAATTGAGGCCAGCAGAAAGCCAACAGGTTTCAGTGATCAAAAATG GAGCTGACAGCCCTGCAGCGAACAAGACCCttgatg CAGAATCTGCAACTAGTGGTGAGGATGACGACTCTAAACCCCGGAGTATTGACGGAAAGACCCCAGGGAATAGATCAG GTAATAATGGTCAAATCCAGCTATGGCAGTTCCTGCTGGAGCTACTAACCGACAAGACGTGTCGCCATTTGATCATGTGGGTCGGGGAAGAAGGAGAGTTCAAGCTTAACGACCCTGAGCAAGTAGCTCAGCAGTGGGGCAAGCGGAAGAACAAGCCTGCCATGAACTACGAGAAGCTGAGTCGGGCTTTGCGCTACTACTATGACGGGGATATGATACACAAAGTACATGGAAAACGCTTCGTTTACAAGTTTGTCTGCAACCTCAAGAATCTGCTAGGTTACACAGCCGGGGAGCTCAATAAACTTGTGACGGAGGCTGCTGAAGCTAATATCGAGATGAGCGCTGCTTTAGCTGTCTGA